The Campylobacter concisus genome contains the following window.
AGAATATGCCAGTGCCATTGCAACTTATACAAATAAAATGATAAATGCCACAAAGTGCGTCAATGAAAAATGTGAAATTTTAGCAACCAGAAAGAGCTTTCCATTTGCTAAGAAATTTTGCGTAAAAGCAGTACTTGAAGGTGGCGGTAAAATGCATAGGCTTGGGCTTAGTGATAGCATTTTATTTTTTAAAAACCACATAAAAGCTTATGTGAATTTTGATGAGTTTGTATCTCTTTTGCCAGAGTTTAAAGCCAAAATGGTTGAGAAAAAAATCTGCGTTGAAGCTGAAAATTTAGACGAAGCAAGCAAGCTTTTAAAAGCAAATTGCGACGTTGTACAGTGCGATAAATTTAGCCCAGAGCTTATAAAAAACGTACTCTCTTTAAGAGATGAAATTTCTCCAAATACAATGATACTAGCAGCCGGTGGCATAAATTTAGCAAATGTAAAAGAATACGCAAAAGCCGATGCCGTAGTCACTTCAGCTATGTATTCAAAAGGCACAGCTGATATTAGCGCTAGACTTGAAATTTTATAAATTTTTACAATGACCGATACAGCAAAACATCTATCAAAGTTAAAAATTTACAGAAAATGCATTTTGGCTCTGGAATTTGAACGATACGCAACAAAAAATTAACATTTTTTATTTCAAATTTATCTCATAGCTACAAGCAAAAATACAAACTAATAAAGTTAAATTTTCTAATTTGTTTTCTCTAAAAAATAAGGACACTTATGTCTTGCTTCACACCACGTGTATAAAACTCAATTAAATTTTAAAATTTATAAGCAAATCACGATTTTAAATTCAGTAACAAACGATAACGAGTGAGTAAAATTTAGAATTTGCCTAGAAATTTTCAAATTCCAGGCAAATTTCAGTCAAGTCTACCTTCTAACGACATGCAAGAACTGCATATGTTTGCGGTATTGCTCAATGACGTCATTTATTAGCGTGGCCTCGCTCCAACCAAGCACGTCATAGTCCTGACCGCCCTCTTTTAGATATACCTCGGCTCTGTAATAAAGATCGTCGCCCTCAAGCTCTCTAGTGTAGTCCGGACTCTGGCTTTTGGTGAGATATACGCCGTATCTAAAATCCATCTCATCGCCTAGTCCGACATTTAAATTTACGAAATTTTCAGCTTTTGTTACATTTGCCTCAAGGCCGTTTTTGGCAAATTCCTCTTTTAGCTCGTTAAAGGCTTTTAGCACGACTTCGTTTAGAAATTTACTGCCGTCTTTTTTGCTAGGTAGAGTGATGATCGCACCTAGACGCTCTTGCCAAGGCTTTGAAAGATCGCTAAGAGGCATGTTGTTAAAGTTATTTGTCTCTTTTTTGGTTATATCTACGCGCAGCGCCTTAAATAGCCCGTAAATGGCGCCAAGTAACACGATAGCAAACGGTAACGCCGTAGTGATCGTAAGTGCCTGAAGCGAGCCAAGACCGCCGGCTAGCATCAAAAATGCCGCCACGATGCCCACCGTAACGCCCCAAAAGACCTTTTGCCAAACCGGCGTATCGTCCTTGCCGTTTGAGCAAAGCATGTTAATCACGATCGCCGCAGAATCAGCCGAAGTGACGAAAAATATGACGATCATAAAGACTGCGATCGTGCTTAGCAAGCTTGAAAAGCTAAATTTCTCCAAAAACATAAAAAGCGCCGAAGCCGAGTCGGAATTTACGGTCGTCGCAAGCTCGCTAAATCCGCCCTGAACAAGCGCGATCGCCGAGTTACCAAAAAAGCTCATCCAAGCAAATGTAAAGCCGGTTGGCACGAAAAGTACGCCGATCACAAATTCTCTTATCGTCCTGCCCTTTGAAATTTTAGCTATAAAAAGCCCCACAAACGGCGACCAAGATAGCCACCAAGCCCAGTATAGTAGCGTCCAACCGCCAAGCCAGCTCTCGTTTTGCCTCTCGTAGGCGTAGAGGTTAAAGGTGTTTGAAATAAGCGTCGAGACGTAGTCGCCGCTATTTTGTACAAACGACTTTAAAAGCTGCGTCGTATCGCCCAAAAATAGTATCAAAA
Protein-coding sequences here:
- a CDS encoding ModD protein, with amino-acid sequence MILSDAEILSYINEDVPYFDLTTSLQNIDKKASLEIYSRDEICVSCVDVAASIARLLGCESKIFVQNSQICKAGDVIIKIYGNYEDVHKAWKLAQVALEYASAIATYTNKMINATKCVNEKCEILATRKSFPFAKKFCVKAVLEGGGKMHRLGLSDSILFFKNHIKAYVNFDEFVSLLPEFKAKMVEKKICVEAENLDEASKLLKANCDVVQCDKFSPELIKNVLSLRDEISPNTMILAAGGINLANVKEYAKADAVVTSAMYSKGTADISARLEIL
- a CDS encoding choline transporter; the encoded protein is MIKFQRSKFNNSVFIPSLVVIFLITAFAAIFPKFSNDFFKGMQNYIAAKFGWFYILAVAVILLSIIILGFSKLGEIKLGADHVKPEHKNISWFSMLFAAGMGIGLVFFGVAEPLMHYLNPPVGDAQTIAAQKLAMNITFFHWGMGAWSVYAIVALILAFFSYRHGLPLTLRSAFYPIIGDKIYGKIGSAIDTFAVVATLFGVATSLGYGVLQVNAGLTHVFGLPTMHITLLIVLCFAATISAASGVDKGIKILSNANIALAICFMFLILFLGDTTQLLKSFVQNSGDYVSTLISNTFNLYAYERQNESWLGGWTLLYWAWWLSWSPFVGLFIAKISKGRTIREFVIGVLFVPTGFTFAWMSFFGNSAIALVQGGFSELATTVNSDSASALFMFLEKFSFSSLLSTIAVFMIVIFFVTSADSAAIVINMLCSNGKDDTPVWQKVFWGVTVGIVAAFLMLAGGLGSLQALTITTALPFAIVLLGAIYGLFKALRVDITKKETNNFNNMPLSDLSKPWQERLGAIITLPSKKDGSKFLNEVVLKAFNELKEEFAKNGLEANVTKAENFVNLNVGLGDEMDFRYGVYLTKSQSPDYTRELEGDDLYYRAEVYLKEGGQDYDVLGWSEATLINDVIEQYRKHMQFLHVVRR